From Thermogladius calderae 1633, a single genomic window includes:
- the ileS gene encoding isoleucine--tRNA ligase — MGYYLPIPGKLTGQYDWRIVEDAVKSYWAEVEIYRKMREKAQRSPNVFVFIDGPPYPSGDVPHIGTLWNKTLKDVVLRFKRMRGFRVFDKPGYDCHGLPIEVKVEQRLGLRSKREIEEKIGVDKFVEECRRLALTNAASMTKWFEEIGVAMDWESPYYTLDNKYIESAWWLIKRAHESGLLDKDYRVVHWCPRCQTTLAEYEVEYHDLESPSIVVKMPVEGEPKTFLLVWTTTPWTLPANTFIMVNPKGTYVRVGVGDEVWILAKPRLGEVMELAGVEDYSIIEEFPGEKLVGLKYKHPLEDLVEAQKKLSKYHVVLPSEEYVSLYEGTGLVHAAPGHGFEDFEVAKKSGIDLVVSPVNDEGVFTEEAGKYKGMFVRDANRAIIEDLRERGYLVYEGSIIHKYPVCWRCKTPVVLRATKQWVIRVSRLKDRLVQEAKSVKWIPEWALQRMLHMLENVQDWVVSRQRYWGTPLPVWVCENGHYVVVGGVDDIRRLGGEVPPDLHRPWIDRVELKCPVCGRSMRRVEDVVDVWLDSGIAFYAARGRPLDLKGGEVVVDFIVEGHDQTRGWFFSLLRSGVIGFGVSPYKTVLVHGFALDEKGREMHKSLGNYVGADEAINRAGRDPLRLWLLSNTVWEDLRFSWKSIEEVASDLQVAWNVYLFASTYMNLDKFEPSRNGLEKFVGKLKFEDKWLLSRFTRTLIRITESLENYRIHEAVREWRRFVVEDLSHWYLRIVRPRIWVEEETEDKLAAYAVLYYVLKNMLVVAAPFIPFFAEYVYQKVFRPVEGLESIHLSDWPQPDHSLLDDSVEKEMEVVRTLADRVAAARMKAGIKLRQPVKSVIVYTDKKEVAEVVEKHSELLKKVFNSKAVEVKDAKSVEEIVVYTLRPVYKKLGPKFKELAGRVIEYVKGRESEVAHGLLTKGYFDLEIEGRTVRLEQGDFEVVVGYVEGYAVEVSELGTIAVDKRLTEREVAEGLARDVVRRIQVMRKMMNLELDEKIETYIVAPADKKSLLAWYQDYVKNETGSVKVELVDTIPELDGYTREWDIGGDVFVIMVRRVGR; from the coding sequence GTGGGCTACTACTTGCCCATACCAGGTAAGCTGACGGGACAGTACGATTGGAGAATTGTTGAGGACGCTGTCAAGAGTTACTGGGCGGAGGTGGAGATATACCGGAAGATGAGAGAGAAAGCTCAGCGCTCGCCAAACGTGTTCGTCTTCATAGACGGCCCACCTTACCCCTCCGGCGACGTACCCCACATAGGCACGTTGTGGAACAAGACGTTGAAAGACGTGGTTCTCCGCTTCAAGAGGATGAGGGGCTTCCGCGTCTTCGACAAGCCCGGTTACGACTGCCACGGGCTACCCATAGAGGTGAAAGTCGAGCAGAGACTCGGCTTGAGAAGCAAGCGAGAGATAGAGGAGAAGATAGGGGTAGACAAGTTCGTTGAGGAGTGTAGGAGGCTCGCCCTCACAAACGCGGCCTCTATGACGAAGTGGTTCGAGGAAATCGGCGTAGCCATGGACTGGGAAAGCCCCTACTACACCCTAGATAACAAGTACATAGAGTCGGCGTGGTGGCTGATTAAGCGGGCTCACGAGTCGGGCTTGTTAGACAAGGACTACAGAGTCGTCCACTGGTGTCCCCGGTGCCAGACCACTCTCGCTGAGTACGAGGTAGAGTACCACGACCTCGAGAGCCCGAGTATAGTAGTGAAGATGCCGGTGGAGGGGGAGCCGAAGACTTTCCTATTGGTCTGGACTACAACTCCGTGGACTCTCCCAGCCAATACGTTCATCATGGTTAACCCCAAGGGCACCTATGTTAGGGTGGGGGTGGGCGATGAGGTCTGGATACTCGCTAAGCCGCGCCTCGGGGAAGTCATGGAACTAGCGGGGGTCGAGGACTACTCTATCATCGAGGAGTTCCCAGGCGAGAAACTCGTGGGTTTAAAGTACAAACACCCCCTCGAAGACCTGGTCGAAGCCCAGAAGAAGCTGAGCAAGTACCACGTCGTCCTCCCCTCGGAGGAGTACGTAAGCCTTTACGAGGGTACGGGCCTTGTACACGCGGCTCCCGGCCACGGCTTCGAGGACTTCGAGGTCGCCAAGAAGAGCGGTATTGACCTGGTTGTGAGCCCTGTCAACGACGAGGGCGTCTTCACGGAGGAGGCTGGTAAGTACAAGGGTATGTTCGTACGCGACGCTAACAGAGCGATCATCGAGGACCTGAGAGAGAGGGGCTATCTCGTGTACGAGGGTTCTATCATCCACAAGTACCCGGTGTGCTGGAGGTGTAAGACACCCGTCGTCCTGCGTGCAACGAAGCAGTGGGTTATCAGAGTATCTAGGTTAAAGGATAGGCTAGTACAGGAGGCAAAGTCTGTCAAGTGGATACCCGAGTGGGCGTTGCAGAGGATGCTACACATGCTCGAGAACGTCCAGGACTGGGTGGTGTCGAGGCAGCGCTACTGGGGGACGCCGCTACCGGTCTGGGTTTGCGAGAATGGACACTACGTCGTAGTGGGGGGCGTAGACGACATCAGGAGGCTGGGCGGCGAGGTCCCACCGGACCTCCACAGACCATGGATCGACAGGGTCGAGCTCAAGTGCCCCGTTTGTGGCAGGAGTATGAGGAGGGTCGAAGACGTCGTGGACGTTTGGTTGGACAGCGGTATAGCCTTCTACGCTGCCAGGGGGCGCCCGCTGGACCTCAAGGGAGGGGAGGTAGTCGTAGACTTCATCGTGGAGGGGCACGACCAGACGAGAGGATGGTTCTTCTCGCTCCTGAGGTCGGGTGTCATAGGCTTCGGTGTCAGCCCGTACAAGACTGTCTTGGTTCACGGTTTCGCCCTCGACGAGAAAGGGAGGGAGATGCACAAGAGTCTGGGCAACTACGTTGGAGCCGACGAGGCGATAAACAGGGCTGGTAGAGACCCGCTCAGGCTATGGTTGTTGAGCAACACTGTGTGGGAAGACCTGAGGTTCTCCTGGAAAAGCATCGAAGAAGTAGCGAGCGACCTGCAAGTGGCTTGGAACGTCTACCTGTTCGCCTCCACCTACATGAACCTGGACAAGTTCGAACCCTCGAGGAACGGCTTGGAGAAGTTTGTCGGCAAGCTGAAGTTCGAGGACAAATGGCTGTTGAGCCGTTTCACAAGGACCTTAATCAGGATAACCGAGAGCCTCGAGAACTACAGGATACACGAGGCCGTCAGGGAGTGGAGGAGGTTTGTCGTGGAAGACCTCAGCCACTGGTATCTCAGGATCGTTAGACCGAGGATATGGGTGGAAGAGGAGACCGAGGACAAGCTAGCAGCGTACGCGGTGCTCTACTACGTCTTGAAGAACATGCTAGTGGTAGCTGCCCCCTTCATACCCTTCTTCGCGGAGTACGTGTACCAGAAGGTCTTCAGGCCCGTCGAAGGCTTAGAGTCTATTCACCTCTCCGACTGGCCACAGCCAGACCACTCGCTCCTAGACGACTCGGTCGAGAAGGAGATGGAGGTCGTCAGGACACTCGCAGACCGGGTCGCGGCGGCCAGGATGAAAGCCGGGATCAAGCTACGGCAGCCAGTCAAAAGCGTGATAGTATACACGGACAAGAAGGAAGTCGCCGAGGTCGTGGAAAAGCACTCGGAGCTCTTAAAGAAGGTGTTCAATTCGAAAGCAGTGGAGGTGAAGGACGCAAAAAGCGTCGAGGAGATAGTAGTCTACACTCTGAGGCCAGTCTACAAGAAGCTCGGACCCAAGTTCAAGGAGCTCGCTGGCAGAGTGATAGAGTACGTCAAGGGTAGAGAGAGCGAGGTCGCACACGGGCTCCTGACAAAGGGCTACTTCGACCTCGAGATCGAGGGGAGGACTGTGAGACTAGAACAAGGCGACTTCGAGGTCGTCGTAGGTTACGTAGAGGGCTACGCAGTTGAGGTAAGCGAGCTCGGGACGATAGCGGTCGACAAGAGGTTGACGGAGAGAGAGGTCGCGGAGGGACTAGCCAGGGACGTTGTCAGGAGGATCCAGGTGATGAGAAAGATGATGAACCTAGAGCTCGACGAGAAGATCGAGACGTACATCGTCGCCCCAGCCGACAAGAAGAGCCTACTCGCCTGGTACCAAGACTACGTGAAGAACGAGACAGGGTCTGTGAAAGTCGAGCTCGTGGACACCATCCCTGAGCTAGACGGCTACACTAGGGAGTGGGACATAGGTGGAGACGTGTTCGTCATAATGGTGAGGAGAGTTGGACGATAA
- a CDS encoding cytidine deaminase → MRLLIEEAKRVLPHSYAPYSGVHVAAAVLTDKGNIYRGVNVENSSYGLTICAERSAISAMVTAGERRPVAIAIVTDMDEPIPPCGACRQVIAEFNSEAEVVMHSVKTGKTVVANLRDLFPSPFKLRSTG, encoded by the coding sequence ATGAGGCTCCTCATAGAGGAGGCTAAACGGGTCCTACCACACTCCTACGCACCCTACAGTGGGGTCCACGTCGCCGCTGCTGTCCTGACCGACAAGGGTAACATCTACCGTGGCGTTAACGTGGAGAACAGTAGTTACGGGCTCACGATATGCGCCGAGAGGTCGGCGATATCCGCCATGGTAACAGCTGGGGAGAGGCGCCCAGTGGCGATCGCCATCGTAACAGACATGGACGAGCCTATCCCTCCCTGCGGAGCTTGTAGGCAGGTGATAGCGGAGTTCAACAGTGAAGCAGAGGTGGTTATGCACAGCGTGAAGACGGGTAAGACTGTCGTCGCGAACCTAAGAGACCTCTTCCCCTCGCCATTTAAGTTGAGGTCGACCGGGTAG
- a CDS encoding GIY-YIG nuclease family protein yields the protein MKGLYVLVLALGEDLRVVTRGGRVFDLPRGVYFYVGSARGPGGVESRVRRHISKSKRLFWHIDYVTSNPGARVLGYFAVTGKGIREYVLSTLLSEVFEPVKGFGSSDDPAAVSHMFRCQWSIPECLERVSRTLGGLGVTVKFIRAP from the coding sequence GTGAAAGGGCTCTACGTACTGGTGCTCGCTCTCGGCGAGGACTTGAGGGTTGTTACACGTGGAGGGAGGGTCTTCGACCTGCCTAGGGGTGTCTACTTCTACGTTGGCTCAGCCAGAGGCCCCGGCGGCGTGGAGTCGAGAGTGAGGAGGCACATCTCCAAGTCGAAGAGGCTCTTCTGGCACATAGACTACGTCACGTCTAACCCGGGAGCGAGGGTCTTAGGCTACTTTGCGGTGACCGGCAAGGGTATTCGGGAGTACGTTCTCTCAACTTTGCTCTCAGAGGTGTTCGAGCCTGTGAAAGGGTTCGGGTCTAGCGATGACCCGGCCGCAGTATCGCACATGTTCAGGTGCCAGTGGAGCATCCCCGAGTGTCTGGAGAGAGTCTCGAGGACGCTTGGCGGGCTCGGTGTGACCGTCAAGTTTATTAGAGCCCCTTAG
- a CDS encoding OB-fold nucleic acid binding domain-containing protein, with translation MEHVKIKGRVLEAGPPKVIQTKKGPRTISNAVIGDSTGRVETTFWGEKAGTIKEGQAVEINGAWTTSFRGKVQLNVGRSSEVKEVSDAEVPQPSEVPADSPTAPEEERRPSFQGRRRGGFRPRRG, from the coding sequence ATGGAACACGTGAAGATCAAGGGCAGAGTTCTAGAAGCCGGTCCTCCCAAAGTGATCCAGACGAAGAAGGGTCCGCGTACGATCAGCAACGCTGTAATTGGCGACTCGACCGGTAGGGTAGAGACGACATTCTGGGGCGAGAAGGCGGGCACCATTAAGGAAGGGCAAGCGGTCGAGATAAACGGTGCCTGGACGACGAGCTTCCGGGGCAAGGTCCAGCTGAACGTTGGAAGGTCAAGCGAGGTAAAGGAGGTATCCGACGCCGAAGTCCCCCAGCCGAGCGAGGTACCGGCCGACTCGCCAACAGCGCCGGAGGAGGAGCGACGCCCTAGTTTCCAGGGCCGGAGGCGCGGCGGGTTCAGGCCGAGGCGAGGGTAA
- a CDS encoding PqqD family protein, whose amino-acid sequence MSEEHTADTGAKSRYEEIRALKPLRQGTFLGEEGEKFYVAKSEEEVYELSPLAYYIWLLCDGEHTVEDVANTISSEVNMPLEDIVEPLVEVLESLHGAQLVVY is encoded by the coding sequence ATGAGCGAGGAGCACACTGCGGACACAGGGGCTAAGAGCCGTTACGAGGAGATAAGGGCGCTTAAGCCGCTGAGGCAGGGAACCTTCCTCGGGGAAGAGGGCGAGAAGTTCTACGTCGCGAAGAGCGAGGAAGAGGTGTACGAGCTGTCGCCACTAGCGTACTACATCTGGTTGTTGTGCGACGGCGAGCACACCGTGGAGGACGTAGCGAACACCATCAGTAGCGAGGTAAACATGCCTCTCGAGGACATAGTCGAACCCCTCGTAGAGGTACTCGAGAGCTTACACGGTGCTCAGCTAGTCGTGTACTGA
- a CDS encoding transglutaminase-like domain-containing protein, with the protein MSRAILVAVIVLVISLSVAPITLGQDFTPTLQQVYVKIYNEVVNTGTAPVALSRTGLTEFNYPLEDPTQRIVRVEAWFNGVNVSYAVYGGDEPYIRFIAPSSWTNLTPGTRAEAWVVYLVEVDTLSRFKGIIDFSNAYITGNTSRLEEESQPIALNSTLKQYVSATSGWNYTNPLLQLLVRYISSTADSDKPVDLVRAVVEYVDINIVYSIRMPPREPWETLLFMEGDCDDQSNLLVTVLRGLGIPSYQEYGMVYLSSDFRLESVENNGMLNITMIGGGGHAWAVAFLPPWGWVRIDTVFGVKGNWLSHIVSIPYYNYPTVVMGRSRGEASQVEWLSFDKQIAMAKLKYVILYEVSVVEQF; encoded by the coding sequence ATGTCGAGGGCTATTCTAGTCGCAGTAATAGTCTTAGTCATTAGCCTTTCGGTCGCGCCAATTACCCTAGGGCAGGACTTCACGCCTACCCTACAACAGGTCTACGTCAAGATATATAACGAAGTCGTGAACACGGGGACTGCACCAGTCGCCCTTTCCAGAACGGGGCTCACGGAGTTCAACTACCCCCTCGAAGACCCAACTCAGAGGATAGTTCGTGTCGAGGCGTGGTTTAACGGGGTGAATGTTAGTTATGCTGTCTACGGGGGTGACGAACCCTACATCAGGTTCATCGCCCCAAGCTCGTGGACGAATCTGACACCGGGTACTAGGGCTGAGGCGTGGGTGGTGTACTTGGTCGAAGTAGATACTTTGTCCAGGTTCAAAGGCATAATAGACTTCTCGAACGCGTACATAACAGGAAACACTAGTAGACTGGAAGAGGAGTCCCAGCCTATAGCGTTGAACTCGACCTTGAAGCAGTACGTGTCCGCTACGAGCGGGTGGAACTACACCAACCCACTACTCCAGTTACTCGTCAGGTACATATCGTCTACTGCCGACTCTGACAAGCCCGTAGACCTCGTGAGGGCTGTCGTAGAATACGTGGACATCAACATTGTCTACTCGATCAGGATGCCTCCGAGAGAGCCGTGGGAGACACTCCTCTTCATGGAAGGCGACTGTGATGACCAGTCCAACCTCCTCGTGACAGTCCTCAGAGGGCTCGGGATACCCAGCTACCAGGAGTACGGTATGGTCTATTTGTCCAGCGATTTCCGCTTAGAGTCTGTGGAAAACAACGGGATGCTCAACATAACCATGATCGGTGGAGGAGGACATGCGTGGGCGGTCGCTTTCCTGCCACCCTGGGGGTGGGTTCGCATCGACACGGTTTTCGGCGTTAAGGGCAACTGGCTGTCGCACATCGTCTCGATACCCTATTACAACTACCCAACAGTCGTAATGGGGAGAAGCAGGGGCGAGGCTAGCCAGGTCGAGTGGCTGAGCTTCGATAAGCAGATCGCTATGGCAAAACTCAAATACGTAATACTGTACGAAGTCTCGGTTGTAGAGCAGTTTTAA
- a CDS encoding TiaS agmantine-binding domain-containing protein: MGNLLVHVGIDDFDSHTGGCTTHLAVKIAWELTGRKARLVDYPNLVRLNPAVPWKTRGNGAVALRLETERSARELLDIVEVIAEDYAREFDNPKHQPAIVVLEGEIPEYLKRVGTRAVGDLIPLQVVERVIEKSGALAKSVKGKRGLVGATAAIGVDLLEGDFTYEAILYRVRDNIGKPRLVDAESVKDAELRSKGALFLNYDHDTGRLLATPRGPDPVLMGVRGESPEHIVAALRSIRVFEEVEAVVLFRTNQHTDQHLQEVESVCEAYPYRCVRVRGFVTRAPRRIQGGHVVFGVSDGHCSIDVAAYEPTKEFRDVVSELAVGDEVEVMGCVRPGSTTHPPTLNLEKLLVVRLTEVYRFENPLCPRCGARMTSAGYGKGFKCPKCGYRSTELGKVKIRVERSIAPGLYQPPKHAFKHLMKPIERFGVPPKKFIYQPVDPFIKPPLGAP; this comes from the coding sequence GTGGGTAATTTGCTAGTACACGTGGGGATAGACGACTTCGACTCCCATACCGGCGGGTGTACCACACACCTGGCTGTCAAAATAGCGTGGGAGCTAACAGGTAGGAAGGCTAGGCTGGTCGACTACCCCAACCTAGTAAGGCTCAACCCGGCAGTGCCCTGGAAGACGAGGGGGAACGGTGCTGTAGCCCTGAGACTCGAGACGGAGAGGAGCGCTAGGGAGCTACTCGACATAGTCGAGGTGATAGCAGAGGACTACGCTAGGGAGTTCGACAACCCGAAGCACCAGCCTGCGATCGTCGTGCTCGAAGGAGAGATACCCGAGTACTTGAAGAGGGTCGGCACGAGAGCGGTAGGGGACCTGATCCCCCTACAGGTCGTGGAGAGGGTCATAGAGAAGTCGGGGGCTCTGGCAAAATCTGTTAAGGGGAAAAGAGGGCTTGTAGGGGCTACAGCCGCGATAGGCGTAGACCTCCTCGAAGGCGACTTCACGTACGAGGCGATTTTATATAGAGTGAGGGATAACATCGGCAAGCCGAGGCTGGTAGACGCTGAATCTGTCAAAGACGCCGAGCTGAGGTCTAAGGGAGCTCTCTTCCTCAACTACGACCACGATACGGGCAGGCTGTTGGCGACACCGAGAGGCCCGGACCCCGTTCTAATGGGGGTCAGAGGAGAGAGCCCGGAGCACATTGTGGCGGCGTTGAGGTCGATAAGAGTGTTCGAGGAAGTAGAGGCAGTGGTGTTGTTCAGGACTAACCAGCACACAGACCAGCACCTCCAGGAGGTGGAGTCGGTCTGCGAAGCATACCCCTACAGGTGTGTAAGAGTCAGGGGCTTCGTCACGAGAGCCCCACGGAGGATCCAGGGCGGGCACGTCGTGTTCGGTGTGTCCGACGGACACTGTTCGATCGACGTCGCGGCCTACGAGCCCACCAAGGAGTTCAGGGACGTCGTCTCCGAGCTTGCGGTCGGGGACGAGGTCGAGGTGATGGGGTGCGTGAGGCCCGGCTCTACGACCCACCCGCCGACCCTCAACCTCGAGAAATTGCTGGTGGTGAGGCTTACTGAGGTCTATAGGTTCGAGAACCCGTTATGCCCCAGGTGTGGGGCTAGGATGACTAGTGCAGGGTATGGAAAGGGGTTCAAGTGCCCTAAGTGCGGCTACCGATCAACGGAGTTGGGGAAGGTAAAGATAAGGGTCGAGAGGAGTATAGCTCCAGGTCTCTACCAGCCTCCGAAGCACGCCTTCAAGCACTTGATGAAGCCCATTGAGAGGTTTGGTGTACCTCCGAAGAAGTTCATCTACCAGCCAGTAGACCCGTTTATTAAACCACCGTTGGGAGCTCCCTAG
- a CDS encoding deoxyhypusine synthase, whose product MSDFVESARADILVESISDYRVSHEMTVCDLVEAFGMSHGFMAAHVYNASRVLAAMLKDAEVLKIFSFTGNLVATGLRGVITQLIREGFADVVITTCGAVDHDIARATGSRYYKGDWLYDDAFLRSVEVHRLGNVLIPWEGYGISIEKFTRSLLDELVKVKKEWSGVELLAEVGKRLRDENSFLRAAYEKGVPVVVPGLLDGAFGTNIVFHSTMSGLRLDLLADEKLLAEKVFSARKVGGLIVGGGISKHHALWWSQFKEGMEYSVYITTAVEYDGSLSGAHLREAITWGKVKPSGKSVVVYGDATVLLPIIIVGAKCFMKRG is encoded by the coding sequence ATGTCGGACTTTGTAGAGAGCGCCAGGGCGGACATTCTAGTAGAGAGTATCTCAGACTACAGAGTCTCACACGAGATGACCGTATGCGATCTCGTCGAAGCTTTTGGTATGTCCCACGGTTTCATGGCCGCCCACGTCTACAACGCCTCCCGGGTACTGGCCGCTATGTTGAAGGACGCTGAGGTCCTCAAGATCTTCTCCTTCACGGGGAACCTCGTGGCGACCGGCCTGAGAGGCGTTATCACTCAGCTTATAAGGGAGGGCTTCGCCGACGTGGTTATAACGACGTGTGGAGCCGTAGACCACGACATAGCGAGGGCTACTGGCTCGAGGTACTATAAGGGCGACTGGCTGTACGACGACGCGTTCTTGAGGAGCGTGGAGGTGCACAGGCTCGGGAACGTGCTAATACCCTGGGAGGGCTACGGTATATCGATCGAGAAGTTCACGAGGAGCCTCTTGGACGAGCTTGTGAAAGTCAAGAAGGAGTGGAGCGGCGTGGAGCTACTCGCGGAGGTCGGGAAGAGGTTGAGAGACGAGAACAGCTTCCTGAGAGCAGCCTACGAGAAGGGCGTCCCCGTAGTAGTCCCAGGCCTACTCGACGGGGCGTTCGGGACGAACATAGTCTTCCACAGTACTATGAGCGGACTGAGACTAGACCTCCTGGCGGACGAGAAGCTCCTGGCGGAGAAAGTGTTCTCGGCGAGGAAAGTTGGGGGGCTAATAGTGGGTGGTGGCATATCAAAGCACCACGCCCTGTGGTGGTCTCAGTTCAAAGAGGGGATGGAGTACAGCGTCTACATAACCACGGCGGTCGAGTACGACGGCAGCCTTAGCGGGGCCCACCTGAGGGAGGCCATAACGTGGGGGAAAGTGAAGCCCAGCGGGAAGAGCGTGGTGGTCTACGGTGACGCTACAGTCCTCCTGCCAATAATTATAGTGGGGGCAAAGTGCTTCATGAAGCGTGGGTAA
- a CDS encoding 6-hydroxymethylpterin diphosphokinase MptE-like protein, whose product MTWVVDRSEWTVLYSVIKSKLPLSFDRDQYATDVLSGLISAHKGKTTLEQLPRLMGSVVVFGCGKNLEKDVRLYIEKYSHLPVIAADGSTRYLLEEGVQPLIVVTDLDGDVRYINAAAQRGSIVVVHAHGDNVERLRAVVPRLDGMLIGSTQVEPRPFVYNFGGFTDGDRSVFLARALGSSRVILAGFDLDTPHYCPSDIVKDLGVKKLKLEVARMLLKYLEGKGVRVEFIQ is encoded by the coding sequence TTGACGTGGGTCGTAGACAGGAGCGAGTGGACGGTGCTCTACAGCGTGATCAAGTCCAAGTTGCCCCTGTCCTTCGATAGAGACCAGTACGCAACAGACGTACTGAGCGGCCTGATCTCGGCTCACAAAGGGAAGACCACGCTCGAACAGTTACCAAGGCTTATGGGCTCCGTAGTGGTCTTCGGCTGCGGCAAGAACCTGGAGAAGGACGTCAGGCTCTACATAGAGAAGTACAGCCACCTACCCGTTATAGCAGCAGACGGCTCCACGAGGTACCTGCTCGAGGAGGGCGTCCAACCACTAATAGTGGTGACAGACCTCGACGGCGACGTTAGGTACATAAATGCAGCGGCCCAGAGGGGTTCTATCGTAGTGGTCCACGCCCACGGGGACAACGTGGAGAGGCTTAGAGCAGTAGTGCCGAGGCTGGACGGGATGCTCATAGGCTCGACCCAGGTGGAGCCGAGGCCCTTTGTCTATAACTTCGGGGGGTTCACAGACGGCGACAGATCCGTATTCCTCGCCAGGGCTCTCGGGAGTAGTCGCGTAATACTCGCGGGGTTCGACCTAGACACCCCACATTACTGCCCCTCCGACATCGTAAAGGACTTAGGTGTGAAGAAACTCAAGCTCGAGGTGGCTAGGATGCTCTTGAAGTACCTCGAGGGGAAGGGTGTCAGAGTCGAGTTTATTCAGTAG
- a CDS encoding GTP cyclohydrolase, FolE2/MptA family yields MSTRDIHDERPAHEIYIDFVGIGWMRLPPFTWGRITLVPVLKAYVDLPPYMRGVHLSRSYKAVRSMTSEQVYREPEVLAERLLSRHEYSGKALVVLKASGLVREEDDYRSFEASKRVLYARGVGVIRRVWSYRFTTSNACPCALQTSLELTGRPLTHMQRVVVEVTLRAGSGHVEVDEEALISGLSSVVQPSLKGYLSRVEEVELIKGLVERPMFVEDVVREVASWIRGNLKWFKGYATVRALSFESIHEYNVEAILRVELR; encoded by the coding sequence ATGTCGACCCGCGATATCCACGACGAGAGGCCAGCGCATGAGATCTACATAGACTTCGTCGGTATAGGGTGGATGAGGTTGCCCCCGTTTACATGGGGGCGTATAACGCTTGTCCCGGTGCTGAAGGCCTACGTGGACCTACCACCCTACATGCGGGGTGTTCACTTGTCGAGGAGCTACAAAGCCGTGAGGTCCATGACGAGCGAGCAGGTTTACAGAGAGCCAGAGGTCCTCGCTGAAAGGCTGCTGTCCCGCCACGAGTACTCCGGTAAGGCTCTCGTGGTGCTGAAGGCCAGCGGTCTCGTGAGAGAGGAGGACGACTACAGGTCTTTCGAAGCCTCCAAGAGAGTGCTGTACGCGAGGGGGGTAGGCGTGATTAGGAGGGTCTGGAGCTACAGGTTCACCACCTCGAACGCCTGTCCTTGTGCTCTCCAGACCTCTCTCGAGTTGACTGGGAGGCCGCTGACCCACATGCAGCGTGTGGTCGTCGAGGTGACCCTGAGAGCCGGGAGCGGCCACGTGGAGGTCGACGAGGAGGCGTTGATAAGCGGTCTTTCGAGCGTTGTCCAGCCCTCGTTGAAAGGGTACTTGAGTAGGGTCGAGGAAGTCGAGCTAATAAAGGGGCTTGTCGAGAGGCCTATGTTCGTCGAGGACGTGGTAAGGGAGGTAGCGAGCTGGATAAGAGGCAACCTGAAGTGGTTCAAGGGCTATGCTACCGTCAGAGCCCTCTCATTCGAGTCCATACACGAGTACAACGTCGAGGCGATACTGAGAGTGGAGCTACGCTAG
- a CDS encoding FeoA family protein produces MLTLDKARPGARLRIVSMDGRGWVQRLYQMGLLPGSIVEIVSNYGAGPVVLRVMGAEVAVGRGIARRIYVEEVKES; encoded by the coding sequence ATGCTTACACTCGATAAGGCGAGACCTGGTGCGAGGCTTAGGATTGTGAGCATGGACGGGAGAGGTTGGGTTCAGCGGCTTTACCAGATGGGTCTCCTACCCGGTAGTATAGTGGAGATCGTGTCAAACTACGGTGCTGGACCTGTAGTACTGAGGGTGATGGGTGCCGAGGTCGCTGTCGGCAGGGGGATCGCCAGAAGGATCTACGTTGAAGAGGTGAAGGAGAGCTGA